In Eriocheir sinensis breed Jianghai 21 chromosome 10, ASM2467909v1, whole genome shotgun sequence, the following proteins share a genomic window:
- the LOC126996465 gene encoding Parkinson disease protein 7-like, with the protein MAPKTALVLLAEGAEEMEAVIAIDVLRRGGVKVTVGGVGGAGSVLCSRDVVLLPDMSLEEAVAKGPYDAVVLPGGLKGAENIGKSATAKALLTEQEKAGRVIGAICAAPAVSLTSVGVGEGKKMTCYPALKDKLTGSGKYTFVDEKVVIDGQFVTSQGPGTAFDFALALVEQLVSSEKRAATAKPMLL; encoded by the exons ATGGCCCCAAAGACTGCTTTGGTCCTGCTGGCGGAGGGGGCCGAGGAGATGGAGGCTGTCATCGCCATCGACGTGCTCAGGAGGGGCGGA GTGAAGGTGACGGTGGGGGGCGTTGGTGGTGCTGGGAGCGTGCTCTGCAGCAGGGATGTGGTATTGCTGCCTGACATGTCTTTGGAGGAGGCTGTAGCAAAGGGCCCCTATGATGCTGTAGTTTTGCCTGGGGGACTGAAGGGAGCTGAAAATATTGGAAAG AGTGCAACTGCAAAGGCCCTGTTAACGGAGCAAGAGAAGGCTGGTAGGGTGATTGGTGCCATATGTGCAG CACCTGCTGTTAGTCTAACTAGTGTTGGTGTTGGGGAGGGCAAGAAAATGACATGCTATCCTGCTCTCAAGGATAAGCTGACCGGTTCAGGAAAATACACTTTCGTGGATGAAAAAGTTGTTATTGATG GTCAGTTTGTCACTTCCCAAGGACCAGGAACTGCCTTCGACTTTGCCCTTGCCCTTGTGGAGCAGCTTGTGAGTTCTGAGAAGAGGGCAGCCACTGCCAAGCCCATGCTGCTTTAA
- the LOC126996468 gene encoding keratinocyte-associated protein 2-like isoform X1, translating into MGVNCGNIRDSEYLATQLPSHTKKGVSTPASFGLSILCCLLVFSTLQMYKNPLASTRLMTLIAGYVASWLFIFMLTAVSNLENIVFGKGFQARVIPEVALCMVLACSAAGMVHRVSVTVCLLCSMVGLYYINKMGQSSTTPAAPSVSGSKKKK; encoded by the exons GTGGTAATATAAGAGACTCTGAATATC TTGCTACTCAGTTgccttcacacacaaaaaaag GTGTGAGCACTCCAGCCTCCTTTGGTCTGTCCATCCTGTGCTGTTTGTTAGTATTCTCAACACTGCAAATGTACAAGAACCCATTGGCCTCAACCAGGCTAATGACCCTCATCGCTGGATATGTTGCATCCTGGCTCTTCATTTTCATGTTGACT GCTGTGAGCAACTTGGAGAACATTGTATTTGGCAAAGGGTTCCAGGCCCGGGTCATACCAGAAGTGGCCCTTTGCATGGTTCTGGCATGCTCAGCAGCTGGCATGGTGCATCGGGTGTCAGTTACTGTATG CCTTCTTTGCTCCATGGTTGGGCTCTACTACATCAACAAGATGGGGCAGTCCAGCACCACTCCCGCTGCTCCTTCAGTGTCAGGttcaaaaaagaaaaagtaa
- the LOC126996468 gene encoding keratinocyte-associated protein 2-like isoform X2 yields MGGNIRDSEYLATQLPSHTKKGVSTPASFGLSILCCLLVFSTLQMYKNPLASTRLMTLIAGYVASWLFIFMLTAVSNLENIVFGKGFQARVIPEVALCMVLACSAAGMVHRVSVTVCLLCSMVGLYYINKMGQSSTTPAAPSVSGSKKKK; encoded by the exons GTGGTAATATAAGAGACTCTGAATATC TTGCTACTCAGTTgccttcacacacaaaaaaag GTGTGAGCACTCCAGCCTCCTTTGGTCTGTCCATCCTGTGCTGTTTGTTAGTATTCTCAACACTGCAAATGTACAAGAACCCATTGGCCTCAACCAGGCTAATGACCCTCATCGCTGGATATGTTGCATCCTGGCTCTTCATTTTCATGTTGACT GCTGTGAGCAACTTGGAGAACATTGTATTTGGCAAAGGGTTCCAGGCCCGGGTCATACCAGAAGTGGCCCTTTGCATGGTTCTGGCATGCTCAGCAGCTGGCATGGTGCATCGGGTGTCAGTTACTGTATG CCTTCTTTGCTCCATGGTTGGGCTCTACTACATCAACAAGATGGGGCAGTCCAGCACCACTCCCGCTGCTCCTTCAGTGTCAGGttcaaaaaagaaaaagtaa
- the LOC126996468 gene encoding keratinocyte-associated protein 2-like isoform X3: protein MGGNIRDSEYRVSTPASFGLSILCCLLVFSTLQMYKNPLASTRLMTLIAGYVASWLFIFMLTAVSNLENIVFGKGFQARVIPEVALCMVLACSAAGMVHRVSVTVCLLCSMVGLYYINKMGQSSTTPAAPSVSGSKKKK from the exons GTGGTAATATAAGAGACTCTGAATATC GTGTGAGCACTCCAGCCTCCTTTGGTCTGTCCATCCTGTGCTGTTTGTTAGTATTCTCAACACTGCAAATGTACAAGAACCCATTGGCCTCAACCAGGCTAATGACCCTCATCGCTGGATATGTTGCATCCTGGCTCTTCATTTTCATGTTGACT GCTGTGAGCAACTTGGAGAACATTGTATTTGGCAAAGGGTTCCAGGCCCGGGTCATACCAGAAGTGGCCCTTTGCATGGTTCTGGCATGCTCAGCAGCTGGCATGGTGCATCGGGTGTCAGTTACTGTATG CCTTCTTTGCTCCATGGTTGGGCTCTACTACATCAACAAGATGGGGCAGTCCAGCACCACTCCCGCTGCTCCTTCAGTGTCAGGttcaaaaaagaaaaagtaa